TCCGacttctgggcttaggtaattctcttgcctcagcctcctaagtagctgggactacaggcacctgccacaacacccggctatttttttgttgcagtttggccggggccacatttgaacccaccacctttggtatatggggctagcaccctactcactgagccacaggtgccgccccaatgcctggctatttttagagacagggtctcactctagctcaggctggtctggaactcctgagctcaggcaatccacccatctcagcctctgagagtgctaggattacaggcgtaagccactgcacctagctcaTGTGTGTGCTTTTAAATGCATGCATCCAGGGCCGCCATAGTGTTCTCGGCGCCGACGGCCTACCTGACCCATCAGCAGAAGGTGTTGAGGCTTTACAAGCGGGCGCTGTGCCACCTCGAGTTGTGGTGCATCCACAGGGACAAATACCAGTACTTTGCTTGTTTGATGAGAGCTCAGTTTGAAGAACATAAGCATGAAAAAGATATGAGGAAGGTCACCCAGCTGCTGAGGGAGGCAGAAGAATTTTGGTATCGTCAGCATCCACAGCCGTGTATCTTTCCTGACTCCCCTGGGGGTACCTCCTATGAAAGATACGAGTGCTACAAGGTTTCAGAGTGGTGCTTAGATGACTGGCATTCTTCTGAGAAAGCCATGTATCCTGATTTCTTTGCCAAGAGAGAACAGTGGAAGAAACTGCGGAGGGAAAGCTGGGAGCAAGAGGTTAAGCAGCTGGCAGAGGAAACCCCACCTGGTGGTCCTTTGACTGAAGCTCTGCCTCCTGCTCTAAAGGACGGTGATTTGCCCTCCCCGTGGTGGCATATTGTGACCAGACCCAGGGATCGGCccgtgtagagagagagagagagacacgtTACTGTTTACGTTTGCAAGTGAAATAAGTTAcagaatacacacacacttgcccaaataaaaataactgaaatggtaaaaaacaaataaataaataaaataaatgtatgcatGCATCCACatccaagaaaattaaataagcaaTGGAATAAGTAGATGTTAACATCTCTGGCTCCGATCTACTCCCCTTTCCTTGTTAGTGATATCTTTCTCCTGTGGTGAAAACATGTCTCTAATTTTTTCATGTAAAATAGTTTCAGATTTGCTACCAAAATTGAGCtcctgtgagaaataaatttgtctaCTACAGCATAGTACCTGTGGATGGTCACTTGTTCCTTGGTCTTCCACCGTCAGGCAACAGAGTCTCCAGGGGCTACTTCTTTCTTCCCTGCTTCTACCATATTCTTTCACACATCAACAGTGCGATAGGTTTTGTTTGTCTCAGTCTACATCCCTCCTTCCCCAACACACTGGTTAATGGATTTTAATGGATTTTGATTTGCATACATGAAGTTCACTCTCTGTGGGTTTTGACAGCTATATAGTGCCGTGTGCCACCACCACAGAGCAACACAGCTGCAGCCCCCAGCATTTCCCATGCCATCCCTTTGTCAGCAGACCCTTCCCCACTCTGAAACCTGGCAACCCTCAGTGCATTATTTTGTGCTGTAGTTTTGTGCTAAGATGCCAAATGAATAGAAACACAACAGTTGTAATCTTCTGAGTCTGGCTTCTTGGACTCAGCGAGATGCACTGAGTTTCACTACATTGCTGCATGTTTCAGAACTTGCTCCCCTTCTGCTCAGGTAGGTCTGTAGAATAGAAGAGCTTTACTTTCCTGATGTAAAGCTTTTTCCTAGTGAGATGCCAGGTGCTTCCAAGATTGGGCCTTTCTGAGTAATGCTGCTACTCTTCACCTCTGTTTCTCAGGAAGGTTTTACCAATGACCAATACCAGGAGCTAGCCGAGCCATCTTCACTTACCTATGTCACTCGCTCAGAAAACAGCATCTTTTTTGAGGTGGATGGACCCTACCTTGCCATGATCCTTCC
The sequence above is a segment of the Nycticebus coucang isolate mNycCou1 chromosome 4, mNycCou1.pri, whole genome shotgun sequence genome. Coding sequences within it:
- the LOC128583392 gene encoding NADH dehydrogenase [ubiquinone] 1 beta subcomplex subunit 9-like, with protein sequence MHASRAAIVFSAPTAYLTHQQKVLRLYKRALCHLELWCIHRDKYQYFACLMRAQFEEHKHEKDMRKVTQLLREAEEFWYRQHPQPCIFPDSPGGTSYERYECYKVSEWCLDDWHSSEKAMYPDFFAKREQWKKLRRESWEQEVKQLAEETPPGGPLTEALPPALKDGDLPSPWWHIVTRPRDRPV